In a single window of the Gemmatimonadota bacterium genome:
- a CDS encoding aquaporin family protein, translating into MDIFLAEVVGTAILILLGDGVVANVVLAKTKGHNSGWIVITTGWALGVTMAVYAVGRVSGAHINPAVTIGLASIGSLEWAQVPTYLAGQMLGAIGGAVLVYLSYFRHWEATDDPAAKLAVFCTGPEIRSPAANLVTEVIGTALLMFGVLAIGANALEIQSASEIDLSAVFSTGIAPLLVGFLVWAIGLSLGGPTGYAINPARDLGPRIAHALLPIAGKGDSDWGYAWIPVVGPLVGGVIGALLFQAVDSVFLG; encoded by the coding sequence CTGGACATCTTTCTGGCAGAAGTCGTAGGCACCGCGATCCTGATCCTTCTAGGGGACGGTGTCGTCGCGAACGTCGTACTGGCGAAGACCAAGGGCCATAACTCCGGCTGGATCGTGATCACGACGGGGTGGGCGCTCGGCGTGACCATGGCCGTGTACGCGGTAGGCCGGGTCAGCGGCGCGCACATCAACCCGGCGGTCACGATCGGGCTCGCGTCCATCGGAAGTTTGGAATGGGCCCAGGTGCCGACGTATCTGGCAGGTCAGATGCTGGGTGCCATCGGCGGCGCCGTGCTGGTCTACCTGTCCTATTTCCGACACTGGGAAGCCACCGACGATCCGGCCGCGAAGCTAGCCGTGTTCTGCACGGGCCCCGAGATCCGTTCGCCGGCAGCCAACCTCGTCACCGAGGTAATCGGGACCGCCCTGCTGATGTTCGGCGTGCTCGCGATCGGAGCCAACGCGCTCGAGATCCAGTCTGCGAGCGAGATCGACCTGTCTGCTGTGTTCAGCACGGGTATCGCGCCGCTACTCGTGGGTTTCCTCGTTTGGGCGATCGGGCTCAGTCTGGGTGGTCCGACCGGCTATGCCATCAATCCGGCTCGCGACTTGGGTCCGCGCATCGCGCACGCGCTGCTTCCGATTGCCGGTAAGGGCGATTCGGACTGGGGGTATGCGTGGATTCCGGTAGTCGGGCCGCTCGTGGGTGGTGTGATCGGCGCGCTGCTGTTCCAGGCCGTGGACAGCGTGTTCCTGGGTTAG